AAGCGGCAGGTTACGTGAACGCTGTGGACACTATTTCGGTGGCACCTGGCGTCCCGGTTGCTGCCAACTTCGAACTCAACGGATTGCCGATCCTCGAGTCGTGGACCGTCAACACCGCTCACATCAGTAGATGGTGGCCCCTTGAAGACCTTTTCCAGGTAGAGTTTGTTGTACAGGCGTCGGACATCGACGGTGTTTTCGATGTCGACAAAGTCTGGCTCGATATTCCCGACTACGGTTTTGCGGACACCTTACTCACCACTCAAACTACCGGTACGTTCGCGCGAACACTGAATGATCTTGACCTCCCGACAACCACGATTCACGCGCTTCTCGGCCGACCCATGCTACTGTCCGTTCGGGACCACCTGAGCGACATCGTGACCACGCCTGATCTGCGACTCGTACGTGTAATCGACGAGACGCCCGAAGCCGTAGAAGAAGCTTTTCAGAACGGACCCCAGGACTGTCTGCAGGGTCAGTCAGGCAGTGGGGTCGTACCGCTGATAGAGTGGAAACCGCTCTTCTTGCCGTATCCGTTCACACACCGCGTCGACATCATCCGCGTTGACTCGGGGCTCGAGACCCTGGTTGAACGAATCGATAACATTCCATTTGACGAGACCTCAGTCGTGGCCACACCGTTGCCGGATGGCGAGTACTACTGGACGGTCGCGGTGGTCGACGAATTCATGAACCGAAGCCGGTCGAAGCAGGTCGGATTCTGCATCATCCCATGAGTAATACGGAAGAACCCACAACCCCGAGCGCACTGCAAACGCTTTCCTCAATTGCAGCCACGATCAACTCGCTGGAAGATCCGGACCATCTTCTTGAGCGCGTTCTCGAAGCAGCGATGGAGTCGATCGGGGCCGAACGCGGCTTTGTCATTCTGGAATCTGCACGTGGACTGCCGGATCTGGAGGTGAAGAGCTATCGCAATTTCAACGACGACGAACTGGTCAAACTCGAGCACATCTCGCGGACGGTCGTGACTCAGGTCATCAAGTCGGGCGACCCTCTCCTGCTCTACGAGGCACAGAAAGACGATCGGTTTGGATCGACCGAGAGCATCGTCGTGGAGCAGATCCAGTCCATCGCCTGCGTGCCCCTCTCGCTGCGTGCCCGGCGCATCGGAGCGATTTATCTCGACAGTGTATCGCAGCCGGGCCGATTTACTCGCGAGAGTTTACCGCTCCTGACGGCCATCGCGGATCAATCGGCTGTAGCGATTGAGAATGCTCGACTCTACCGCTCTATCCGCGACGAGAACCGGCATCTCCGGGGTGAGGTGCAACGACTTTATGGATTCGACGAGATCATCGGGCGCAGCCGACCGATGCGGGACGTTTTTGACACCATCTCGAGAGTTATCGATTCGGACGCCTCGGTACTTCTTCAGGGTGAGAGCGGAACCGGAAAGGAGCTCGCAGCCCGTGCCATCCACTACAACGGAAGTCGAAAGGAGCAGCCGTTCGTGGCCGTTTTCTGTGGATCGCTGCCGGATGAATTGCTTGAGAGTGAGCTGTTCGGTCACAAGAAGGGATCGTTCACCGGAGCTGTCGCCGATAAGAAGGGTTTGTTCGAAGCTGCCCACACCGGCTCCATCTTTCTCGATGAGATAGCGGATCTGAGTCCCCGTATGCAGACGACTCTGCTACGCGTCCTCCAGGATGGAGAGATCCGTCGCGTCGGTGACACGGATGTGCGACGAGTTAACGTCAGGGTTATCTCAGCGACGAACCAGTCTCTTGAGGAGCGGACGAAGTCGGGAGATTTCCGCGAGGATCTTTTCTACAGATTGAACACGATAGAAATAACGATGCCTCCGCTTCGCCTCCGAGGTGGTGACATCGATCTTCTCGCGAATCACTTTCTGGACAAGTTCGCCACCAAAGGGCGAGCACACATCCGGGGATTTGCGGCGGAGTCATTGGACTTGCTCCGCGAGTATGCGTGGCCCGGAAATGTTCGAGAGCTCGAGAACGTGATCGAGCGCGCCGTTGTGCTCAGCAAAGGAGATACCATTTCACCCGAAGATCTCAAGCTTCGACCGATGGAAGATCGTGATCCGTTCGAGGCGGGAATGACTCTAAAGGACGTGGAGCGGATCGTGACATTGCGAACGCTGAAAGACCTCGATGGCAATATCTCCGAGGCGGCGCGCACGCTTGGCGTTTCGCGAAGGTGGCTACACTATCGGCTAAAAGAATGGGGCTCCGAGGAGCAGTAGCAGGTATCCAGCCGTTTGCCGAAATCAGTCGGCGGGCGACGACGATCGTATACAAGGGATACGACTCGTCGCTGGACCGCTATGTATTGTTGAAAGTCTTGCGTCCGGAGTTTGCCGTACACAACGACATTGCAGATCGATTCAAGAGCGAGGCGCAACTGCTGGCAAGGGTCGTTCATCCCAACGTTGTGTCGGTCTATTCCTACGGCGAAGAAGGTGGCGTGACCTACATGGCCACCGAGTATGTCGAGGGTCAGTCACTGGACGAGTTGCTGCAACGCGGTCCGCTGCCCTCGACCATCGCAGCCGGCATCCTCCAGAGAACCGCGGCCGGTCTCGCCGCTGCGCACGCTGAAGGTGTATTGCACCGCGATTTCAAGCCGGACAACATCCTCGTTTCGGCGAAGGGCGCTGTGAAGTTGACGGATTTCGGACTGGCTGTTTCACAGGATGCTGCCGAGAAGTCTCCCGCGATGGCCGGTACGCTTCCCTACATGGCGCCGGAGATCATCGGTGGTGGCGCGCCCTCGGAGTCGTCAGATCTGTTTGCTGTCGGCGCCACGTTCTTCGAGATGCTCACCGGTCGAAGAGCGTTCTCCGGGGACTCGGAAAGCGAGATCATCGACGGACTGCTGAGCGCGAGTCCGATGCAGGACGTCGAGTTGTTCACCGACGCCCCGTCAGGCCTGATGGTTATCTGCAGCAAACTGCTGCAGAAGGATCCAGCCGGGCGTTTCGCCAGCGCGACTGAGCTGGAGCACGCCTTGATGAAGGGTCAGCGGGTTGCCGTAGAAGATGTTGACATCGCTGCTTATGTCGCGGATCCTTCGGGCTGGGCGCCGCCCGCGGCTCGCGCGAAACCGGTGGACGACAATTCGATGCGCCCGGCTGCCCACGAACGGCGTCTTGCTCGTCCGGTTGCGTCGTGGGCTCTGGCTGTGACCGTCGTCGCAGCAGCGATCTTCCTGGTTACGAGGCTTCTTCCCGACGCTGATTCCGGACGATTGGCTGAAGAGTCGCTGGACTCCGCCACAGTCGACGTGTTGAATACGCGCGTTTCCGAGGACCTGCTTCCAGATGCGTCCACGTCCGAGCGTACGATCCCGATCCTGAATGAAGAACAGAAGCCCGACGTGGAGCCGGAAGCCACGCAGCCAACACGCATTACGACGATCGATCCTGTCGTCCCGGCAACCGCGGCCCTGGATTCTGCCGGCGTCGAAGTCGCCTTCGACACCGCCACGGTTGTCGCGGGCCCCGGCTTCCTGGCAGTAAGATGTATTCCGTGGGCCACGATATGGATCGACGGCGACTCGCTTGCTACGGCTTCGCTCGACACGCTGCGTTTGGCGTCCGGCGATCACGAGATTCTGCTTCGTAATCCCGATTTTCCCGACGTACGGCGAACGGTGCGGATCGACCCTGACGAATTCACCCGATTGGATGTCAGTCTGTGGTCCACGGTTGCCCGGTTGTCGTTGACCGTGATTCCCTGGGCCGAGATAGAGATCGATGGAGCCGTTGTTGATACGATCCCGCCGCAAGTTCGCCCGTTGATACTGGCCCCTGGTGCGCATCGTCTTCGCCTTATCCATCCGGACCTGGGGGAGATTAGCCGCGACATTGTGCTGACGGCCGGCGAACACAGAAATCTGGCGTACAATATGCGACAGGAAAGGTCGCAGTAGGATTATGGTACGGCTATTGCCACATACAAGTAGGAGACGAACAGATCGGCTAATCTCGAGCAATATTTGCGCTATGCAACGACGTTTACGAACGATAATCCTGAGCACGGTGGTCCTCGGTGCGTGGCTCGCAGCGGGGTTCGCTCTGCCTGACACCGTTGCCGCTCAGGAGTGGGAGATCGTCTCCGAGATGCCTCAGGCACGAGCCGGCGCCGCAGTGGTCGAGCTCGACGGTCAGGTCTGGGTTATCGGCGGACGTGGACAGCGAGAGCGCGCATCCGCTACCGTATTTCGATACGATCCTCTGTCGAACCACTGGAGCGGCGGCGACGAGATACCGCAGTTGAAGGAGGCTCGAGTGAACGCTACTGCGGCAGTGCTTGGTAGAAAAATCTTCGTGATCGGTGGTCGCAGTACCCAGGGCGAGGTCCTGCAGACGGTGGAGGTCTTTGACCCGTCCAGAAATGAATGGATCGACTTTCCCGATACGAAGAGGCAACGCGAGGGCGCGACGGCGATCATCCTCGGAAGTC
The Rhodothermales bacterium genome window above contains:
- a CDS encoding carboxypeptidase regulatory-like domain-containing protein, which produces MAKAQIGTSILALTLIMSACLEDGERGNPLDPLSSNFVDEGQVSGRVTQRSLAGVSGSLVQLTPGGLTSVTDGSGSFSISDVPSGSYTVTVEAAGYVNAVDTISVAPGVPVAANFELNGLPILESWTVNTAHISRWWPLEDLFQVEFVVQASDIDGVFDVDKVWLDIPDYGFADTLLTTQTTGTFARTLNDLDLPTTTIHALLGRPMLLSVRDHLSDIVTTPDLRLVRVIDETPEAVEEAFQNGPQDCLQGQSGSGVVPLIEWKPLFLPYPFTHRVDIIRVDSGLETLVERIDNIPFDETSVVATPLPDGEYYWTVAVVDEFMNRSRSKQVGFCIIP
- a CDS encoding sigma-54-dependent Fis family transcriptional regulator, encoding MSNTEEPTTPSALQTLSSIAATINSLEDPDHLLERVLEAAMESIGAERGFVILESARGLPDLEVKSYRNFNDDELVKLEHISRTVVTQVIKSGDPLLLYEAQKDDRFGSTESIVVEQIQSIACVPLSLRARRIGAIYLDSVSQPGRFTRESLPLLTAIADQSAVAIENARLYRSIRDENRHLRGEVQRLYGFDEIIGRSRPMRDVFDTISRVIDSDASVLLQGESGTGKELAARAIHYNGSRKEQPFVAVFCGSLPDELLESELFGHKKGSFTGAVADKKGLFEAAHTGSIFLDEIADLSPRMQTTLLRVLQDGEIRRVGDTDVRRVNVRVISATNQSLEERTKSGDFREDLFYRLNTIEITMPPLRLRGGDIDLLANHFLDKFATKGRAHIRGFAAESLDLLREYAWPGNVRELENVIERAVVLSKGDTISPEDLKLRPMEDRDPFEAGMTLKDVERIVTLRTLKDLDGNISEAARTLGVSRRWLHYRLKEWGSEEQ
- a CDS encoding serine/threonine protein kinase gives rise to the protein MGLRGAVAGIQPFAEISRRATTIVYKGYDSSLDRYVLLKVLRPEFAVHNDIADRFKSEAQLLARVVHPNVVSVYSYGEEGGVTYMATEYVEGQSLDELLQRGPLPSTIAAGILQRTAAGLAAAHAEGVLHRDFKPDNILVSAKGAVKLTDFGLAVSQDAAEKSPAMAGTLPYMAPEIIGGGAPSESSDLFAVGATFFEMLTGRRAFSGDSESEIIDGLLSASPMQDVELFTDAPSGLMVICSKLLQKDPAGRFASATELEHALMKGQRVAVEDVDIAAYVADPSGWAPPAARAKPVDDNSMRPAAHERRLARPVASWALAVTVVAAAIFLVTRLLPDADSGRLAEESLDSATVDVLNTRVSEDLLPDASTSERTIPILNEEQKPDVEPEATQPTRITTIDPVVPATAALDSAGVEVAFDTATVVAGPGFLAVRCIPWATIWIDGDSLATASLDTLRLASGDHEILLRNPDFPDVRRTVRIDPDEFTRLDVSLWSTVARLSLTVIPWAEIEIDGAVVDTIPPQVRPLILAPGAHRLRLIHPDLGEISRDIVLTAGEHRNLAYNMRQERSQ